From Campylobacter sp. MG1, the proteins below share one genomic window:
- a CDS encoding ABC transporter ATP-binding protein produces MLILKDVNVKRANNLILDKINLEFENGKIYAIIGANGAGKSSLLDAIFGRVKADGKISLDDFILNKKTYKSWQNNIAYMLQDFNSNANLSALEVVLLGKLKKLGLFIKDEELEFALNIMKGLNINHLANKNINALSGGQRQMISFAQVLAKEPKALLLDEPVSALDLHYQCLLLEALQKQTYTKNLISIVVLHDLNLASRFCDELIVLHKNLVYQKGLANDIITKQMLKDLYDVSVNVLADENKPLISLLGTK; encoded by the coding sequence ATGCTAATCTTAAAAGATGTAAATGTTAAAAGAGCTAATAATTTAATATTAGATAAAATCAATTTAGAATTTGAAAATGGAAAAATATATGCAATAATAGGTGCAAATGGTGCTGGTAAAAGTTCGCTTTTAGATGCAATTTTTGGCAGAGTAAAAGCAGATGGAAAAATTAGTTTAGATGATTTTATTTTAAATAAAAAAACTTATAAATCTTGGCAAAACAATATTGCTTATATGTTGCAAGATTTTAATTCTAATGCAAATCTTAGTGCTTTAGAAGTAGTTTTGCTTGGAAAATTAAAAAAATTAGGGCTTTTTATAAAAGATGAAGAATTAGAATTTGCATTGAATATAATGAAAGGTTTAAATATTAATCATTTAGCTAATAAAAATATAAACGCACTTTCAGGCGGACAAAGGCAGATGATAAGTTTTGCTCAAGTGTTAGCAAAAGAGCCAAAAGCATTATTACTTGATGAGCCTGTGAGTGCTTTAGATTTGCATTATCAATGCTTATTGCTTGAAGCTTTACAAAAGCAAACCTATACTAAAAACTTAATTAGTATTGTTGTTTTGCACGATTTAAATTTAGCTTCAAGGTTTTGCGATGAGCTTATAGTTTTACATAAAAATTTAGTTTATCAAAAAGGTTTAGCAAATGACATTATCACAAAGCAAATGTTAAAAGATTTATATGATGTAAGTGTAAATGTTTTAGCTGATGAAAATAAGCCTTTAATATCACTTTTAGGAACAAAATGA
- a CDS encoding ATP-grasp domain-containing protein: MKIYIAMQDIYKEGSIGLRILKNEFLSLDFECEFFVWQEYENLKDCVILPLGVWDYSLKVDEFLRFLDFCELNNIILINNTKLIRKNLDKSYLLDIKDAVKSNIVDIKDIKLKPNQIIKPLIGQSGNGVARFNDDINLQFYKDKALIQEYINHNSEACLVFFEGAYQYSILRTKNNDFRANYNYGVKIDDFNPSDELISLASKYIPKDSFYARCDVFLADRFYINEIECIEPALYFDKKPEFASIFANKLLSYIN, encoded by the coding sequence ATGAAAATTTATATAGCAATGCAAGATATTTATAAAGAAGGTTCTATAGGTCTTAGAATACTTAAAAATGAGTTTTTGAGCTTGGATTTTGAATGTGAGTTTTTTGTGTGGCAAGAGTATGAGAATTTAAAAGATTGTGTTATTTTGCCACTTGGTGTTTGGGATTATTCTCTTAAAGTAGATGAGTTTTTGAGATTTTTAGATTTTTGTGAGTTAAATAATATTATTTTAATAAATAATACAAAATTAATTAGAAAAAACTTAGATAAATCATATTTACTAGATATAAAAGACGCTGTAAAATCTAATATTGTAGATATTAAAGATATAAAATTAAAGCCAAATCAAATCATAAAACCCTTAATAGGTCAAAGCGGAAATGGTGTGGCAAGGTTTAATGATGATATTAATTTACAATTTTATAAAGATAAAGCCTTAATTCAAGAATACATTAACCACAATAGCGAAGCTTGTTTGGTATTTTTTGAAGGGGCATATCAATATAGTATTTTAAGAACTAAAAATAATGATTTTAGAGCAAACTATAATTATGGTGTAAAAATAGATGATTTTAATCCAAGCGATGAGCTTATATCTTTAGCTAGCAAATATATTCCAAAAGATAGCTTTTATGCAAGGTGTGATGTGTTTTTGGCTGATAGGTTTTATATAAATGAAATTGAATGTATTGAACCTGCTTTGTATTTTGATAAAAAGCCAGAGTTTGCAAGTATTTTTGCAAATAAATTATTATCGTATATAAATTAA